Proteins from a single region of Catenulispora acidiphila DSM 44928:
- the iolB gene encoding 5-deoxy-glucuronate isomerase, with protein MTQVDITPESAGWRFAGLKTAEFAGSYQFFTAGDEALVLPLSGSCRVRCGAEEFQLAGRKDVFAGPSDFAYIPRGSAVRLTATDGPCRVAIPTARAETDLPFRYGAREAVPVEQRGAGSSARTLHNFCAPEAFETDRLLAVEVITPGGNWSSWPPHKHDEDVEGGERAKEEIYYYEGGPGYQRVYSSAAGEIDVLREVNAGDVVLIPYGYHGPSMAMPGYDLYYLNVLAGGDRGAGRSMAFSDDPRHAWVRQTWSA; from the coding sequence ATGACACAGGTCGACATCACGCCCGAATCGGCAGGCTGGCGCTTTGCGGGACTGAAGACCGCGGAGTTCGCCGGTTCATATCAGTTCTTTACCGCAGGAGATGAGGCTTTAGTCCTGCCGTTGTCCGGTTCGTGCCGAGTCCGGTGCGGCGCCGAGGAGTTCCAGTTGGCGGGGCGCAAGGACGTCTTCGCAGGTCCCAGCGACTTCGCCTACATCCCGCGGGGCAGCGCCGTCCGGCTGACCGCGACCGACGGCCCGTGCCGGGTGGCGATCCCGACCGCGCGGGCGGAAACCGATCTGCCGTTCCGGTACGGCGCGCGCGAGGCGGTTCCGGTGGAGCAGCGCGGCGCCGGATCCTCCGCGCGGACGCTGCACAACTTCTGCGCCCCGGAAGCCTTCGAGACCGACCGGCTGCTGGCGGTGGAGGTGATCACGCCGGGCGGGAACTGGTCGTCCTGGCCGCCGCACAAGCACGACGAGGACGTCGAAGGCGGCGAGCGTGCCAAGGAGGAGATCTACTACTACGAAGGCGGACCGGGCTACCAGCGCGTCTACTCTTCGGCAGCCGGGGAGATCGACGTGCTGCGCGAGGTCAACGCCGGGGACGTGGTGCTGATCCCGTACGGCTACCACGGTCCGTCGATGGCGATGCCGGGCTACGACCTGTACTACCTGAATGTGCTGGCCGGCGGGGACCGCGGAGCGGGACGCTCCATGGCGTTCAGCGACGATCCGCGGCACGCATGGGTACGGCAGACCTGGAGCGCCTGA
- a CDS encoding carbohydrate ABC transporter permease, which produces MTDPSPRAVVAKIGRYTFLSVLLGFFALPMLWLASAPFNAHPTLDVSISSFTLHNFSVLLKDPYALPSLWNSLLLAGGTALLTVGFAAAAAYALSRVRVPGRDGILYTLLLLSSIVTGTAAMVPLFQLAFKLHLIDSRVGVILVFTGGLIPAAIFILKDFTDGTPKSYEESARVFGASPFQIMRHIVLPMIRPGLATVTVWAVVNVWSNFLIPYILVRNPDKYPASVVLYTFYTEGGQPNLALISAFSLLYSIPVVVLYLFVSHRYGFRFHGGIKR; this is translated from the coding sequence ATGACGGATCCGTCCCCGCGCGCGGTCGTGGCGAAGATCGGCCGCTACACGTTCTTGTCGGTCCTGCTGGGCTTCTTCGCGCTGCCGATGCTGTGGCTGGCCTCGGCGCCGTTCAACGCGCACCCGACCTTGGACGTGAGCATCAGCTCGTTTACTCTTCACAACTTCTCAGTCCTGCTGAAGGATCCGTATGCGCTGCCGTCGCTGTGGAACTCTCTACTGCTGGCAGGGGGTACGGCTCTGCTGACAGTGGGGTTCGCAGCGGCGGCGGCGTACGCGCTGAGCCGGGTGCGGGTCCCGGGACGCGACGGCATCCTGTACACGCTGCTCCTGCTGTCCTCGATCGTGACCGGGACGGCGGCGATGGTGCCCCTGTTCCAGCTGGCCTTCAAGCTGCACCTGATCGACTCCCGGGTCGGGGTGATCCTGGTCTTCACCGGCGGCCTGATCCCGGCGGCGATCTTCATCCTCAAGGACTTCACCGACGGCACGCCGAAGTCCTACGAGGAGTCGGCGCGGGTGTTCGGCGCCTCGCCGTTCCAGATCATGCGGCACATCGTGCTGCCGATGATCCGCCCCGGACTGGCGACCGTGACGGTCTGGGCTGTGGTGAACGTCTGGAGCAACTTCCTGATCCCGTACATTCTGGTCCGGAACCCGGACAAGTACCCGGCGTCGGTGGTGCTCTACACCTTCTACACCGAGGGCGGCCAGCCGAACCTCGCGCTGATCTCGGCCTTCTCGCTGTTGTACTCGATCCCGGTGGTCGTTCTCTACCTGTTCGTCAGCCATCGCTACGGTTTCCGGTTCCACGGCGGGATCAAGCGGTAG
- a CDS encoding extracellular solute-binding protein, protein MGAHSARSGNLRTLIAVGAAVAALVAGCSSSSSGSKPAAVNSADQPKNPTLVITANDIAGGKNSNEANWIQKTLIPDFVKAEAAKGITAHVTFRPNGVDDNAYKSKLALDLQSGTGDDVFSLDGIWVGEFADAGYVKPLNQVAGAQVDSWDGWSQITQAVQALGEYQGKRFGVPNGTDARVIFFNKKLFAQAGLPADWQPTSWQDLYDAAAKLKTLPGVTPVQWDGGVPMGEATTMQGFLPLLSGAGGSLWANGKWMKAGTAFTSALGFYQKIYGGGYGDPVLQEDAKGRDKSFTEFAANKIGIYAESDYMWRSVLNPTGGTAPMADRDTDVGYALIPSQTPSSGVKGQGFVSYSGGSDWSINPKTKYPQAAWDFLAFLNSKTETESRISGAPLLTARTDVNQQVLGNDPMLKFATDKVLPITAFRPSQAAYNDVSSLVQKAVADVVGGKSPEQAAAAYEKALEGLVGADSIAAGS, encoded by the coding sequence ATGGGAGCACATTCCGCACGGTCCGGAAACCTTCGAACCCTGATAGCGGTCGGCGCGGCCGTCGCCGCCCTCGTCGCCGGCTGCTCCAGTTCCTCCTCCGGTTCCAAGCCGGCCGCCGTGAACTCCGCCGACCAGCCGAAGAACCCCACGCTGGTGATCACCGCCAACGACATCGCGGGCGGGAAGAACAGCAACGAGGCGAACTGGATCCAGAAGACGCTGATCCCGGACTTCGTGAAAGCCGAGGCGGCCAAGGGGATCACCGCCCACGTCACCTTCCGGCCCAACGGCGTGGACGACAACGCCTACAAGTCCAAGCTCGCCCTGGACCTGCAGTCCGGCACCGGCGACGACGTCTTCTCCCTGGACGGCATCTGGGTCGGCGAGTTCGCCGACGCCGGCTATGTCAAGCCGCTGAATCAGGTGGCCGGAGCCCAGGTCGACAGCTGGGACGGCTGGTCGCAGATCACCCAAGCCGTCCAAGCCCTCGGCGAGTACCAGGGCAAGCGTTTCGGCGTCCCGAACGGCACCGACGCCCGCGTCATCTTCTTCAACAAGAAGCTGTTCGCGCAGGCCGGGCTGCCCGCCGACTGGCAGCCGACGAGTTGGCAGGACCTCTACGACGCGGCCGCCAAACTCAAGACCCTGCCAGGGGTCACCCCGGTCCAGTGGGACGGCGGCGTCCCGATGGGCGAGGCCACGACGATGCAGGGCTTCCTGCCGCTGCTGTCCGGCGCGGGCGGCTCGTTGTGGGCGAACGGCAAGTGGATGAAGGCCGGCACGGCGTTCACCTCGGCGCTCGGCTTCTACCAGAAGATCTACGGCGGCGGTTACGGCGATCCGGTGTTGCAGGAGGACGCCAAGGGCCGCGACAAGTCCTTCACCGAGTTCGCGGCGAACAAGATCGGCATCTACGCCGAGTCCGACTACATGTGGCGCTCGGTCCTGAATCCCACCGGCGGCACCGCGCCGATGGCCGACCGCGACACCGATGTCGGCTACGCGCTGATCCCGTCGCAGACCCCGAGCTCGGGTGTGAAGGGCCAGGGCTTCGTGTCCTACTCGGGCGGTTCGGACTGGTCCATCAATCCCAAGACCAAGTATCCGCAGGCGGCGTGGGACTTCCTGGCGTTCCTGAACTCCAAGACCGAGACCGAGTCCCGGATCAGCGGCGCGCCGCTGCTCACCGCCCGGACCGACGTGAACCAGCAGGTGCTCGGCAACGACCCGATGCTGAAGTTCGCCACCGACAAGGTGCTGCCGATCACCGCGTTCCGGCCGTCGCAGGCGGCGTACAACGACGTGTCGAGCCTGGTCCAGAAGGCGGTCGCGGACGTGGTCGGCGGCAAGAGCCCGGAGCAGGCCGCGGCGGCCTACGAGAAGGCGTTGGAGGGGCTCGTTGGCGCGGACAGCATCGCCGCGGGCAGCTGA
- a CDS encoding GntR family transcriptional regulator: protein MGIRPRIEVDRSSPIPLYFQVAEQIAEAIRTGALQPGDQLDSEVQIAESLGLSRPTVRQAIGHLVDRGMIVRRRGVGTQILPMPVRREMELTSLHDDLARSGRAPATDVLLLARVPAEPEAATALGLPAGTPVTKVVRLRRSQGEPLAVMRNWLPEPVPALSAELLETRGLYEVLRKAGIRICVARQRIGACTADAEQAALLEERRGAALLTMERTAFDDSGRAVEFGSHIYRASRYSLEVTVTEH from the coding sequence ATGGGGATCCGACCGCGGATCGAGGTGGACCGCTCCTCCCCGATCCCGCTCTACTTCCAGGTCGCCGAGCAGATCGCCGAGGCGATCCGCACCGGCGCGCTCCAGCCCGGCGACCAGCTGGACTCCGAGGTGCAGATCGCCGAGTCGCTCGGGCTGTCCCGGCCGACCGTGCGGCAGGCGATCGGGCATCTGGTGGACCGCGGCATGATCGTGCGCCGGCGCGGCGTGGGCACGCAGATCCTGCCGATGCCGGTGCGCCGGGAGATGGAGCTCACCAGCCTGCACGACGACCTGGCCCGCAGCGGGCGCGCGCCGGCCACCGACGTGCTGCTGCTGGCGCGCGTCCCGGCCGAGCCGGAGGCCGCCACGGCGCTCGGGCTGCCGGCCGGTACGCCGGTGACCAAGGTGGTGCGGCTGCGCCGCTCGCAGGGCGAACCGCTGGCGGTGATGCGCAACTGGCTGCCCGAGCCGGTGCCGGCGCTGAGCGCGGAGCTGCTGGAGACCCGGGGACTGTACGAGGTGCTGCGCAAGGCGGGGATCCGCATCTGCGTGGCCCGGCAGCGGATCGGCGCGTGCACCGCCGACGCCGAACAGGCGGCGCTGCTGGAGGAACGGCGCGGCGCGGCCCTGCTGACCATGGAGCGCACGGCCTTCGACGACAGCGGGCGGGCGGTGGAGTTCGGCAGCCACATCTACCGCGCGTCCCGGTACAGCCTGGAAGTCACCGTCACAGAGCACTGA
- a CDS encoding GMC family oxidoreductase codes for MAIDDARTDTGNVYDYVVVGAGSAGSAVAARLSQDPGCRVALLEAGPADRNPLIHIPAAFSELFETKLDWAYRTVNQPQLGGRRIYWPRGRMLGGSSSINAMMWVTGYPADYEEWAAAAGPTWGPEEISAALRRVEAFSAAPDGIEHGATGPVRVQDLRSPHPLTARFLQACGDLGVPGTQTAVTQHEGRRWSAADAYLKPARSRPNLVVLTGALATRILFHDQRATGVRYLDGRRVGSVAARREVILCGGTVNTPQLLMLSGVGPADHLKQRGVKIVADVPEVGRNLRDHLAAGIVVKAKNVKTLISGRTPAGFARYLAKRHGPLSSNVGEAYLYTTSEDGLEQPDIEIVFAPVAFLDEGLTRPKEHGYTISAVLQKPRSQGTITLSTLDPTAAPTIDPAYLSDPDGLDYATLTRGVALCEKIAAAPQLAPYSDGYMLLPGLSGAELYEASIRRYAQTLYHPVGTCRMGTDAASVVDPELRVRGIEGLRVADASVMPTIIRGHTNAPSIVIGEKAAELVKDAERAARKR; via the coding sequence ATGGCGATCGACGACGCGCGGACCGATACCGGCAATGTCTACGACTATGTCGTCGTCGGAGCCGGCTCAGCCGGATCCGCGGTGGCCGCGCGCTTGTCGCAGGACCCCGGCTGCCGGGTGGCACTGCTGGAGGCGGGACCGGCGGATCGCAATCCGCTGATCCACATCCCGGCCGCCTTCTCAGAGCTCTTCGAGACCAAGCTCGACTGGGCCTACCGCACCGTCAACCAGCCCCAGCTCGGCGGACGCCGGATCTACTGGCCGCGCGGCCGGATGCTCGGCGGCTCCTCCTCGATCAACGCCATGATGTGGGTGACCGGCTACCCGGCGGACTACGAGGAGTGGGCCGCGGCCGCAGGTCCCACCTGGGGACCGGAGGAGATCAGCGCGGCACTGCGGCGCGTCGAGGCGTTCAGCGCCGCCCCGGACGGCATCGAGCACGGCGCGACCGGACCGGTGCGCGTGCAGGACCTGCGCTCGCCGCATCCGCTGACCGCGCGCTTCCTCCAGGCGTGCGGCGACCTGGGCGTCCCCGGCACGCAGACCGCCGTGACACAGCACGAGGGCCGCCGCTGGTCGGCCGCCGACGCCTATCTGAAGCCCGCGCGGTCCCGGCCCAACCTGGTCGTGCTCACCGGCGCGCTGGCGACCCGGATCCTGTTCCACGACCAGCGCGCCACCGGCGTGCGCTACCTCGACGGCCGCCGCGTCGGCTCGGTGGCGGCGCGCCGCGAGGTGATCCTGTGCGGCGGCACGGTGAACACCCCGCAGCTGCTCATGCTCTCCGGCGTCGGTCCGGCCGACCACCTGAAGCAGCGGGGCGTCAAAATCGTCGCCGACGTCCCCGAGGTCGGCCGCAATCTGCGCGACCACCTCGCCGCCGGCATCGTGGTGAAGGCCAAGAACGTCAAGACCCTGATCAGCGGCCGCACCCCGGCGGGCTTCGCGCGCTACCTGGCCAAGCGGCATGGACCGCTGTCGTCGAACGTCGGCGAGGCGTACCTGTACACCACCAGCGAAGACGGCCTCGAGCAGCCGGACATCGAGATCGTGTTCGCACCGGTGGCGTTCCTCGACGAGGGACTGACGCGCCCGAAGGAGCACGGCTACACGATCAGCGCGGTCCTGCAGAAGCCGCGTTCGCAGGGCACGATCACGCTCTCCACGCTCGATCCCACCGCCGCGCCGACCATCGACCCCGCGTACCTGAGCGACCCCGACGGTCTGGACTACGCGACCCTGACACGCGGCGTCGCGCTGTGCGAGAAGATCGCCGCCGCCCCACAGCTCGCGCCGTACAGCGACGGCTACATGCTGCTCCCCGGACTGTCCGGCGCGGAGCTGTACGAAGCCTCGATCCGCCGGTACGCGCAGACGCTGTACCACCCGGTCGGCACGTGTCGCATGGGCACCGACGCTGCCTCGGTGGTGGACCCGGAGCTGCGGGTACGCGGCATCGAAGGGCTGCGCGTGGCCGACGCGTCGGTGATGCCGACGATCATCCGGGGTCACACGAACGCGCCGAGCATCGTGATCGGCGAGAAGGCCGCCGAGCTGGTGAAGGACGCCGAACGCGCGGCTCGCAAGCGCTAA
- a CDS encoding carbohydrate ABC transporter permease — MARTASPRAAEDPAGLGRAGAAAITAPALLVVAAFLVFPALWTLYLGTTNYRLTGFAARHPHGVGLQNYTNVVQDPGFHHSLWLTLEYVLLSAVVGQAALGFAIAWMLRDATGWLKRLIEALVLLAWILPSSVVAFLWVAMLDRDSGTLNALLHTPGTAWAIEHPMAVIIVFNIWRGTAFSMLLYSAALTSVPPSQLATARMFGANSWQQLRDVVFPHIRGHILTNLLLISLWTFNDFTPYQITAGGPNGKSQILPVYIYQTALFDGQMGLGAAISLLMLLINLIVALVYLRLLRERRREPVAA, encoded by the coding sequence TTGGCGCGGACAGCATCGCCGCGGGCAGCTGAGGATCCGGCGGGGCTGGGCAGGGCAGGCGCGGCGGCGATCACCGCGCCCGCCCTGCTCGTCGTCGCCGCGTTCCTCGTCTTCCCCGCGCTGTGGACCCTGTATCTGGGCACGACCAACTACCGGCTGACCGGCTTCGCCGCGCGCCATCCGCACGGCGTGGGACTGCAGAACTACACCAACGTCGTCCAGGACCCCGGCTTCCACCACTCGCTGTGGCTGACGCTGGAGTACGTGCTGCTCTCGGCGGTGGTCGGCCAGGCGGCGCTGGGCTTCGCGATCGCCTGGATGCTGCGCGACGCCACCGGCTGGCTCAAACGGCTCATCGAGGCGCTGGTGCTGCTGGCCTGGATCCTGCCGAGTTCGGTGGTGGCGTTCTTGTGGGTGGCGATGCTGGACCGCGACTCCGGCACGCTGAACGCCCTGCTGCACACCCCGGGCACGGCGTGGGCGATCGAGCACCCGATGGCGGTCATCATCGTGTTCAACATCTGGCGCGGCACGGCGTTCTCGATGCTGCTCTACAGCGCGGCGCTCACCAGCGTGCCGCCCTCGCAGCTGGCGACGGCGCGGATGTTCGGCGCGAACTCCTGGCAGCAGCTGCGCGATGTGGTGTTCCCGCACATCCGCGGCCACATCCTGACCAACCTGCTGCTGATCTCGCTGTGGACGTTCAACGATTTCACGCCCTACCAGATCACCGCCGGCGGACCGAACGGCAAGTCGCAGATCCTGCCGGTGTACATCTACCAGACCGCCCTGTTCGACGGGCAGATGGGCCTGGGCGCCGCGATCTCCTTGCTGATGCTGCTCATCAACCTGATCGTGGCGCTGGTGTACCTGCGGCTGCTGCGCGAACGGCGCCGAGAGCCGGTGGCGGCATGA
- a CDS encoding dihydrofolate reductase family protein — MSATYTFDVFSSLDGFGGSTGDWGGYWGKQGPELLAHRLDVYRGDQRMVFGATTYRDFVGMLAEAGEDSDVRDPWVARMVSLPATVVSSTLSEPLDWPDATVAAGDAVDVVARLKKESAVPLRSHGSLAMNRALMAAGLVDRVQVTIFPVLTGRTGAAPIFQGAEDFDLELIESRTFDGRTQELIYRPTLHP; from the coding sequence ATGAGCGCCACCTACACCTTCGACGTCTTCTCCAGCCTCGACGGCTTCGGCGGGAGCACCGGCGACTGGGGCGGCTACTGGGGCAAGCAGGGCCCGGAGCTGCTCGCGCACCGCCTGGACGTGTACCGCGGAGACCAGCGCATGGTCTTCGGCGCCACCACGTACCGGGACTTCGTCGGGATGCTGGCCGAGGCCGGCGAGGACTCCGACGTGCGGGACCCGTGGGTCGCCCGGATGGTCAGCCTCCCCGCCACGGTGGTCTCCTCCACCCTGAGCGAACCGCTGGACTGGCCGGACGCGACCGTCGCCGCCGGGGACGCCGTGGACGTCGTCGCGCGGCTGAAGAAGGAATCCGCCGTGCCGTTGCGCTCGCACGGCAGCCTCGCGATGAACCGCGCGCTGATGGCCGCCGGGCTGGTCGACCGGGTCCAGGTGACCATCTTCCCGGTGCTCACCGGACGGACCGGCGCGGCGCCGATCTTCCAGGGCGCCGAGGACTTCGACCTGGAGCTGATCGAGAGCCGGACCTTCGACGGCCGGACGCAGGAGCTGATCTACCGGCCGACGCTGCACCCCTGA
- a CDS encoding dienelactone hydrolase family protein, which translates to MCGMQIAMTNGIQAGTVHYPAADGAETEAYLAVPQDDAPRGGVVLIHHLPGYDEATREFARTFAVHGYNAVVPNLYSREGGPGISPEDAAAAVRADGGVPDERLLADLGTAAEYLRALETSNGRIGVIGHCSGGRQALLAACALDLQAAVDNYGAFVMSDSPASVGLRATSVEERLPELSCPLLGNFGADDSHPSPEETARLAAALDKLGKTYDFKTYEGAGHAFFNVNRVAYRADAAMDAWDRIFDFYGQHLS; encoded by the coding sequence ATGTGCGGCATGCAGATCGCGATGACGAACGGCATCCAGGCCGGGACGGTCCACTACCCCGCGGCCGACGGTGCCGAGACCGAGGCCTACCTGGCGGTGCCGCAGGACGACGCGCCGCGCGGCGGCGTGGTGCTCATCCACCACCTGCCCGGGTACGACGAGGCGACGCGGGAGTTCGCGCGCACCTTCGCCGTCCACGGCTACAACGCGGTCGTCCCCAACCTGTACAGCCGCGAGGGCGGTCCGGGCATCTCGCCCGAGGACGCCGCGGCGGCGGTCCGCGCCGACGGCGGCGTGCCCGACGAGCGGCTGCTCGCCGACCTCGGGACGGCGGCGGAGTACCTGCGCGCGCTGGAGACCTCCAACGGCAGGATCGGCGTGATCGGCCACTGCTCCGGCGGACGCCAGGCGCTGCTCGCCGCGTGCGCGCTGGACCTGCAGGCGGCGGTCGACAACTACGGCGCGTTCGTGATGTCGGACAGCCCCGCCTCGGTCGGGCTGCGCGCCACGTCGGTGGAGGAGCGGCTGCCGGAGCTGTCCTGCCCGCTGCTCGGCAACTTCGGCGCGGACGACTCGCACCCCTCCCCGGAGGAGACGGCGCGGCTGGCGGCGGCCCTGGACAAGCTGGGGAAGACCTACGACTTCAAGACCTACGAGGGCGCCGGGCACGCGTTCTTCAACGTGAACCGGGTCGCCTACCGGGCTGATGCGGCAATGGACGCCTGGGACCGGATCTTCGACTTCTACGGGCAGCACTTGTCCTAG
- a CDS encoding ribose-phosphate diphosphokinase, which yields MRDIAVFSGSAHPTLAAEICAHLETPLSPVRVSRFANDCLEVQLQANCRERDVFLVQPLVAPVQEHLVELLLMCDAARGASAARITAVVPHYSYARSDKKDAPRISIGGRLVADLMVAAGANRVLAMTLHSPQVHGFFSVPVDHLNALRELALHFRDYDLSHTTVVSPDLGNAKEAAAFARLLGVPVAAGAKQRFAGDTVAISSVIGDVAGRDVIVLDDEIAKGSTVMELLERLRELGARSVRVACTHGLFAAGALKRLADHPDVEEIVCTNTVPIPSTEQTDTDKLTVLSIAPALAEAMRRIHNGESVSALFEGL from the coding sequence ATGCGCGACATCGCAGTGTTCAGCGGAAGCGCCCATCCGACCCTGGCCGCGGAGATCTGCGCGCACCTGGAGACGCCGCTGAGCCCGGTGCGCGTCAGCCGCTTCGCCAACGACTGCCTGGAGGTCCAGCTCCAGGCCAACTGCCGCGAGCGCGACGTGTTCCTGGTCCAGCCGCTGGTCGCGCCGGTCCAGGAGCATCTGGTCGAGCTCCTGCTCATGTGCGACGCGGCCCGCGGCGCCTCGGCGGCCAGGATCACCGCCGTGGTGCCGCACTACTCCTACGCCCGCAGCGACAAGAAGGACGCGCCGCGCATCTCCATCGGCGGCCGCCTGGTCGCGGACCTGATGGTGGCCGCCGGCGCCAACCGGGTGCTGGCGATGACGCTGCACTCCCCGCAGGTGCACGGGTTCTTCTCGGTCCCGGTGGACCACCTCAACGCCTTGCGCGAGCTGGCCCTGCACTTCCGTGACTACGACCTGTCGCACACCACCGTGGTCTCCCCGGACCTCGGCAACGCCAAGGAGGCCGCGGCGTTCGCGCGCCTTCTCGGCGTACCGGTCGCGGCCGGCGCCAAGCAGCGCTTCGCCGGCGACACCGTGGCGATCAGCTCGGTGATCGGCGACGTGGCGGGACGCGACGTGATCGTCCTGGACGACGAGATCGCCAAGGGCAGCACCGTCATGGAGCTGCTGGAGCGGCTGCGCGAACTCGGCGCCCGCAGCGTGCGCGTGGCGTGCACACACGGCCTGTTCGCCGCCGGCGCCCTCAAGCGGCTGGCCGACCATCCCGATGTCGAGGAGATCGTGTGCACCAACACCGTGCCGATCCCCTCGACCGAGCAGACCGACACCGACAAGCTCACGGTGCTCTCGATCGCCCCGGCGCTGGCCGAGGCGATGCGCCGGATCCACAACGGGGAGTCGGTCAGCGCGCTGTTCGAAGGGCTCTAG
- a CDS encoding putative RNA methyltransferase, with protein sequence MISEVVNWLSCPHCATALIVEASSGLRLLCEEGHAFDVARYGYVSLLPGAGAADTADTAAMVAERDAFLGAGHYAGIADLVTELAADAVADDGVVLDLGAGTGYYLAQVLEAVDRPGIALDISKHAARLAARAHPRIGAVVADAWSGLPVRGRAASVLLNVFAPRNPREMRRVLHPDGRAIVVVPEPDHFRELIAEYGLMAVDDRKPERLREQFGDRFRVESEHPYETTLALSAPEVSQIIGMGPNAWHERAGEVRSGGAVTVAVRAYVLSQM encoded by the coding sequence GTGATCTCCGAAGTCGTCAACTGGTTGTCCTGCCCGCATTGTGCCACTGCGTTGATCGTCGAGGCTTCTTCCGGGCTGCGGTTGTTGTGTGAGGAAGGGCACGCTTTCGACGTGGCGCGGTATGGCTACGTCTCATTGCTCCCTGGCGCGGGAGCAGCGGATACGGCCGATACCGCGGCGATGGTCGCTGAGCGTGACGCGTTCCTGGGAGCAGGTCACTATGCCGGGATTGCCGATCTCGTTACGGAACTCGCCGCCGATGCTGTGGCCGATGACGGCGTCGTTCTGGATCTCGGCGCGGGCACCGGCTACTACCTCGCGCAGGTTCTGGAAGCCGTGGACCGCCCCGGCATCGCACTGGACATCTCCAAGCACGCCGCACGCCTCGCCGCCCGAGCGCACCCGCGCATCGGCGCCGTCGTCGCCGACGCCTGGTCCGGGCTGCCGGTGCGCGGCCGGGCCGCCTCGGTGCTGCTGAACGTCTTCGCGCCGCGCAATCCGCGGGAGATGCGGCGCGTGCTACACCCTGACGGTCGGGCGATCGTCGTGGTGCCGGAGCCGGACCATTTCAGGGAGCTGATCGCCGAGTACGGCCTGATGGCCGTGGACGACCGCAAGCCGGAGCGGTTGCGCGAGCAGTTCGGGGACCGGTTCCGGGTCGAGTCCGAGCATCCCTACGAAACGACGCTCGCTTTGTCCGCTCCTGAGGTTTCGCAAATTATCGGCATGGGACCGAACGCCTGGCACGAGCGCGCGGGGGAGGTCCGATCGGGCGGCGCGGTGACGGTCGCCGTCCGCGCCTACGTTCTGTCCCAGATGTGA
- a CDS encoding YidB family protein gives MAGFDISSLLNQLMGKQQQQQQQPQPGQEGQPGEQQTQQMQQPGMQQPGQAMSAAPSSGGAGGLGGLLSSGMVQKLAPMLGSLVAGGGLAKLMEQLKGGGLGSQAKSWVSTEQPNQPVSGEQLTQALGTEQISQFANTLGMTNEQAARTMATTLPQVVDAMTPDGQLPQTAAAGAPGTPGMENPAAPQAQNRPQTGGASGGTGDGRPQGG, from the coding sequence ATGGCCGGTTTCGACATCTCTTCGCTGCTCAACCAGCTGATGGGCAAACAGCAGCAGCAACAGCAGCAGCCCCAGCCCGGCCAAGAGGGCCAGCCCGGCGAGCAGCAGACGCAGCAGATGCAGCAGCCGGGGATGCAACAGCCGGGCCAGGCGATGAGCGCGGCGCCCAGCAGCGGCGGCGCCGGCGGGCTCGGCGGCCTGCTCAGCAGCGGCATGGTCCAGAAGCTGGCGCCGATGCTCGGCAGCCTGGTCGCCGGCGGCGGTCTGGCCAAGCTCATGGAACAGCTCAAGGGCGGCGGACTCGGTTCTCAAGCGAAGTCCTGGGTCAGCACCGAGCAGCCGAACCAGCCGGTCAGCGGCGAGCAGCTCACCCAGGCGCTGGGCACCGAGCAGATCTCGCAGTTCGCCAACACCCTCGGCATGACCAACGAGCAGGCGGCGCGCACCATGGCCACGACGCTTCCGCAGGTCGTCGACGCGATGACGCCTGACGGGCAGCTCCCGCAGACCGCGGCGGCCGGCGCGCCCGGCACGCCCGGCATGGAGAACCCGGCCGCCCCGCAGGCCCAGAACCGCCCGCAGACCGGTGGCGCCTCCGGCGGAACGGGGGATGGACGGCCGCAAGGGGGTTGA
- a CDS encoding DUF6295 family protein codes for MCTYQTFKLAVAGSAKGTATWIRVTEASVYYDHPVHATDEHTLNIDLRNPERGPSARIALELTARAAYDLAQAILTALESVPEGMLPPGLLIGTSQV; via the coding sequence ATGTGCACCTACCAGACCTTCAAGCTCGCCGTCGCCGGCAGCGCCAAGGGCACCGCGACCTGGATCCGCGTCACCGAGGCCAGCGTCTACTACGACCATCCGGTGCACGCCACCGACGAGCACACCCTGAACATCGACCTGCGCAATCCCGAGCGCGGACCGTCGGCGCGCATCGCGCTGGAACTGACCGCGCGAGCCGCCTACGACCTGGCGCAAGCCATTCTCACAGCGCTTGAGAGCGTGCCGGAGGGCATGCTCCCGCCGGGGCTACTCATCGGCACATCCCAGGTCTAA